GGCCAGGGCGTGCTCGTCGAGGGTGGAGTCCTGCCGCAGCTGCTGAAGGACGAGCTGATCGGTGCGGACTTCGGCGGCTCGGGCTGCGCGGTACGCGGCGAGGGCGGCGGCGCCGAGGACGACCAGGCCGACAGCGCACCCCGCGAAGGAATGGAAGACGGCGGCGGTGATCGCGATGACGGCACCGAGAGCGGCGAGGAGGCCGAAGGTCGCCACAGCGAAGGGCCGGGTGTGGTCGGTCATGGTGGTGAAGCAGTCCTTCCTGACCGGGCAGCAGGTGTCAGCTGCGGCGGGTCGATTTGGGCAGTGCTCCCCGGAAGTCGCAGCCGGGGCACTCGTCCTCTCCGGCGATGTGGCCCTCGTACCAGCCGTGGACGGCGGCGTGCAGGATGGCCTCCTCGACGGTGGCCTCGCCGGAGCGTACGGCCTCGACGGCGTTGCGGACGATGATCTGCAGGACGGCGGAGTCCGGCGGCGGGAATGGCGGGGAGGGCATCGGGGAGTCGCGCATGAAGGGAGCGTAGGGCCCGAGTGGTCAGCCGGTGGGCTGCTCGTCGGTGGTGCGGTCGGCGAGGTCGCTGCGGTAGCCCTGGCCGGGTGGCTTCCAGCCGGTGAAGGTCGAGGGCTTCCAGCGCGGGCGGTCGGGGATGGTGGTGTCATCGGGGGCGGGCAGCGCGCCTCGGCTCTTGCGGCTGCGGGCGGCTCCGACGCTGATGCCCAGGTGCGCGGCGACCTCGGTGTAGCCCCAGGAAGGCCGGTCGTCCTGGTCGGCGGGCATGTGTTCCTCCTCGGTGGTTCCGCCCACGAGGGTACGCGGGGCGGAAGGGGTGGGTGTGCGTCGAGGCCGCCCCTGCCGGTGGGCTGGGGCGGCCTCGTGTCGTGCGGAGGTGTGGGCGCCGGTTACAGGTCGAGGCAGTCGCACCGCTGGGCGTCGATGGGGTGGCCCTGGCACCGGTGGGGGAGGCCGTCCCAGCCGTCCCAGGGGGCGGGGAGGCACTCGACGCCACCGGCGGTCAAGGTGGTGTCCAGGTGTTCCCAGAGCTGGCGGACGGGGTGGGTGGGGCTGAGGGTGTTCACGGCGTCGACCAGGGCGGCGTGCGTGGCGTCGGTGCCCATCTCGTCCAGGTCGAGCTGCGGGCCGGGTTCGGTGAGGCCGACTGCGCGGTTGAGGGCGGCGGTGGCGACGGCCAGGGCGGAGCACAGGCCGGCGACCTCGGTAAGGGTGGGGCGGACGAGGTTGGGCCAGTCGTCGGGGGCGGCGTGCCAGGAGGCGAGGTGGACCTCGGTGGTGGCCAGGCCCAGGCGGGCGGTGACGTCCCAGCCCGAGCGGTGGGATTCCTCCCAGTGCAGGCTGATGCTGCCGAGGGGGAGGCGGGGCGCGTCGGCGGGCAGCCACAGCACGCCGATCGGGCGGTCGGGGCCGCAGGGGGCGCTGCGGACGAGCGCGCCGCGGACTCCGGCCGGCATCGGCCGCAGGGCGAGGGAGTCGAGGGTGTGGGTGGTGGCGGGGTGGCGGCGAGAGGTGATGCGGTCCTCCTTGGTTCGGGAGCGGTGGCGGGGTGGTTCAGGCCCAGGCGAGGTGTTCGGTGACGGCGGGCGGCAGGTAGCCGTCCTGGCCGTCCTCGCCGATGTAGGCGATGCCGTCGTGGACGGCGATGTCGGTGCTGACGTAGTGGGCGTAGGGCCAGTCGGGGTTGACGGCGAGGCGGACGCGCAGGTTCGGGTCGAGGCGTTGGAGGGCGGCGATCAGCTGGGCGACGGTCAGGTAGTGGGGCACGGGAACCTCCTGGTAGGGGTGAGGGAGCGAAGAGAGGTGGTTGTCGGGATCAGCGCATGTTGAAGGGGAGGGCGTCGCGTACCAGCGGGCCCGGCGCGGGGGCGGGTGCCTGGTGGGTGGCGAGGTGGCGTCTGCGGTGTTCGGTCACCTGGCCCTTGACCGGGCACTGGAACTGCCAGTTGCCGCAGGTGCAGACCGCGCGGGAGTGGTCGCGGCCGAGGCAGTCGGGGTGCAGCGGCTTGCCGGTGACGGTGTGCTTGTGTTCGGGCGGGCAGGTCGAGCCGTCGGCGTGGTGGTTGGTCAGCGGGGCGCGGTGGGTGGTCATCGGGTGCCGTTCGGTCGGGTGCGGGTGAACAGGCGCAGGCGGGGGAGGACGAGGACGGGCTCGTCTGCGGGCCAGGGGTCGCAGGCGTCCCAGGGCCAGCCGGTGGTGAGGACGACGGTGCCGTTGGGGCCCTGGACCTCGGGGAGGGTGCACACCCCGCAGCCGCAGTTCGGGTTGAAGGCGGTGGGCTCGGCCGGGTAGGGGCCGGAGGCGAAGTAGCCGCTGCGGGGCATCCGGCCGGGACGGTGGGGGTCGAAGGCGGAGACGATGAGGTCGCCGGGGCGGACCTCGTCGGCCCGGACGACGCGCAGCAGCGGGTTGGCCAGCACGCGGCGGCTGGCGCGGTGCTCGGTGGCGGCGGTGACGACGACCGGGTGGAAGTCGGCGTCGTGGAAGTGGTGGGCGTTCGTGGGCATCTCCTTGCCGGGTGGTGGACCCCGGACCGGTTGGGCCCGGGGCGAGGGGCGGCTTCAGTCAGCCAGCCGGTAGGAGACCAGCGGCACGGGCTCGCCCTCGTACACGCGCACGACGATGCCGTCGTCGAGCAGACGGGTGAGCGACTTCGCGACGGTGTGCTTGGACAGGTTCAGCGCGAGGCAGATCTGATACGGGCGGGCGCCGTCGGGCTGTTTGGCGAGGTGGGCGATGACCTTCCGGTCGCGGCGCAGGTCCTGTTCGTGGAGGTCGTCGACGGTGAGGAGCAGGCCGCTGGAGGCGGTGCAGATGCTGAGTGCGAGGACGGTGAGGTCGTGGGTGGTGAAGGCGGTGAACAGGCCGATGGCGAGGATGCCCGGGCCGGGGATGCGGTTCGGGTCGATGGAGGTCTTCACGCTGGTCCTCTCGACGGGCCGGTCCTGGCCCTGGCTGGCGATGACGGGGAGGAGGACAGGCCGGACCGGGTGCCTGGCGTCGGCCGGGCACCCGGGGCGGGCGAGCGGGGTTCAGGAGGCGAGGACGAAGCCGGTGTCGGCGCGGCGGGCGGCGATCCAACCGGCGAGCGTGTCGGCGAGGGCGGCGCAGTCGTCCGCGAAGGAGAGGCTGCCGTCGCCGACGTAGACCTCGGTCACGTCGTCCTCATCGGCGTCGTAGGGCGAGGAGGGGGCGGCGTAGAAGCAGGCGAGCCAGGCGCCATGGTTGGCGGCGTCGTTGGCGATCTGCCCGTTGTCGTCGGTGACCAGGACCTCCCCGTCGGGGAGTGCGAGGGACAGGGCGAAGTAGCCGCCGCCGGTGTGGACGGGGACGAAGGGCAGGCCGCGCTGGTGCAGTGCCCGGTAGGCGGCGCGTCCGGCGATGGGGGCCTCGCCGTCGGGCAGGGGGTCGGTGAGGGCGGAGTTGATGGTGCGGATGAAGGGCAAAGGGGCTCCTCCTTGGGGTAGTTGGGCGGGGACGTGTCCGGTCAGCGGGTGGAAGCGGTGATGAGGGCGGCGAGGAACCCGGCGACAGCCTCGGAGGGGGTGTTCGGGCCGAACTCCTGGGTCCAGGGCTCGGCATCGGTGGGGCGGACCTGGACGCGCCAGAGGATGCCGCGCGCCCAGGCGTCCGGGTCCTCCGGCAGCCAGCCGACGTACAGCCGCCCGTCGGGGCTGGTGCAGTGGGCGTTGGCCTCCGGGGTGTCGACGACCGGCCAGCCCAGACCGACGAGCAGCGCGAGCACGGGCTCCGCGCAGTGGTCGGTGGAGAGCCAGGACCGGCTCTCGGGGCCGGGGACGATCGGGGCGGGGAGGTTGGGGGTGGACGCGCTCATGGGTTTCGATCCCTTCGTTGACCTGCGGTTTTCCGCCGCACAGGTACTTTGACATGCGGTGTACCGATGTACGTAGTCGTTTCCGGGACCAGTTCGGTTCGCCGTGGGCGGATCGGCGGGAATCAACCGGGAGCGGCCGGTGCTGAAGCAGGGTTACGGCGCGGGGCCGTACACGGGCCCGAGGGGGAGAGCGGCAGTGGAGTTCGGCAGAGGGCGCGACATGGCGGCGCTGGAGCGCAAGTTCCGCAGCGCGGGCAGGCCGTGGACGATGGGCGACATCGTCATGATCAGCGACGGGCAGTGGGCCGTGCCCACGACCAGCGGGGCCGAGCGCGCGCAGGAGGACGTGGTGGGCGAGCGCCTGCAGGACGGCCGGCGGGTCGAGTTGACGCTGGAGGAGCTGGCCCGCGCGGTGTGCGCCGCCGACCCCGGCACCCACCGCGACCAGGCCGAGGACTGACCGCCGTCCTACCGGCGGTTCGCCGCCCCCAGCACGGGGGCAGCGGGCGCCGGCGGGGCGGGCCGGTCGGACGCCGCGCCCAGCGGCCGGGAGAGCGCGGGGCGGGCGGTGGCCGCCCGCACGCGCTCGGCGGCCAGGTCCTGGTTGACGGCTTCGCGGGCCTCGACCAGATGCCGCAGCGCCGTCAGCGCGGTGTAGCTCTCGGCGTAGGCGGTCCGCAACGCGCTCGCGGTGTCCGTGAGGGCGGCGAGGTCGTAGTGGGCGGGCACCCGGCCGGGCCGGGTGAGGGCGTGCAGGCGGTCCTGGTGTACGGTCACCGAGTTGGAGACCACCGTGAGGTGGCTCCTGGTGCGCATGGCGGCCACCAGGAGGGGGTCCTCGACGGGGCGTCGGCCCGCGGTCTTCTCCAGTTCGGCGATCGGCCGGTTCCAGGCTTTCTCGATCATCGCGTCGGCGTGATCGAGGGCGGATGCGGTCGCATCGGGCACGGTGTCCTCCAGGGAGGGTTGGTCAGCGGTAGCGGGCGGCGGTGGCCTGCTGCTGGGCGTAGAGCTGGACGGCGTGGTCGAGGGTGGTGGCGCCCAGCTTCCGGCGGGCGCGGGCGGCGCGGCGGTGCACGGTCGCGGTGCGGACGCCCAGCCGCTGGGCGAGGCCGCCGACGGTGTAGCCCTGCGTGAGGTAGCGCAGGAGGGCGGACTCGGCGGGGCTGAGGGGCTGGCCGTGCAACGGCTTGCTCAAAGCAGGCTCCTTCGGGGAGTCGGGACGGTGCCCGCACCGAGAGGAGCGGGCGTCGGGGCCGGTGGTGTCCGGCAGACGGAAGGCGTCGAGGGCGAGCGGGAATTGGCCGCGCTGACGCGCGCGGCCTCCAGCGGGCTGGGCGCGATGGGCGTCGCGGTGGCGGCGGCGGGCAGGTGCTCCAGGTCGATGCGCCGCATGGGCCGCCGGACCGGCACGGGGTTGGTGACGGCGTCGGTGAACGACCGCAGCAGGTGGTCGGGCAGGCGGGAGGAGGCGGTGGCGTACCAGCAGGAGCGCGCCGGTCCGACCTCGACCAGCAGGCGCTCGGTGTCGCCGGCCATCTCGGCGGAGTGCCGCAGCGGCTTGTCCCGGAAGTGGAACCGGACGAGGCGGTCGGGCGACCGGTAGCTGAGGAACGGCGTCGAGAGGTCCAACGTCCAGCCCCGGTCGAGCAGTTCGAGGGCCGTCTCGGTGCCCCTGCTGCGGCTGCCGCCCAGGTAGCCGTCCGGGCCGCGGGCGTAGGCGTCGGCGAGCGCGGCGGTGAAGTCGGCGACGACCTCGGGCGGGGTCAGGTGGTCGAAGGTGACCAGCCACTCGGGCGGCGCGAAGGCGTCCGGCCCGGCGCTGATCTTCCACAGCACCGGGCCGTCGGCCTCGGGCAGGTGCGCCAGGCGGGCGGTGAGGTCCGGGGCGGTGACGAAGGTGTTCCCCGCGCCGTCGTGGCTGCGGGCCCAGCCGACGTTCACCAGCACTTCGACGGCTGGGGATCCGTCCGCCTCCGGGTGCGCCAGGTAGCGGGGCGCGATCCGGTACTCGCGGGGTTCTTCACGGGAGTTGGGCACAGCAGGTCCTCGTTGCGGATCAGCGGACACGGCCGGTGGGCGCGGGCTTCGGGATCGCGGCCGGCCGGGTCGCGGTGGTGTAGGCGAGCACGGAGCCGCCCGCCTGCGGCGCCGGGGCGGTGCGGGGGACGGAGAGGGAACGGGAGGTTGCCGCGCGGACCCGGGCGACCTCCAGCGGGCTCGGCGCCACCGGGGTCGCGGTGGCCTGGGCCGGGAGTTCGGCGAGTTCGGAGTGCCGCAGGTAGCGCTGCACGGGGGCGGGGTCGGTGATCGCGGTGGCGAGCACGTCCAGGAACCGGTCGGGGAGGTGCGAGGTGGCGGCGGCGTACCACTGGCGTTCCGGAGGACCCACGACGAACGTCCAGCGCTCCAGGTCGCCGGTCATCTCGTCGTAGTCCCGCAGGTGTCCGCGGCGCCGGTGCAGGGTGGTGAGCCCGTCGGGTGAGCGGAAGGCGGTCAGCGCGGACGTGCCCTCCTGCCGCCAGCCGTGCTCGCTGACGAGGCTGCTGCTGAGGGCGAAGCCGCCGGTGGGGTCGTGGAGTACGGACGCGGGTGAGACGCGGTGGGCGGCGGCGAGCGCGCCGGTCAGCTCGGCGACGATCTCGGGAGGGGCGGCCAGATCGACGAGCACCTGCCAGGTGGGCGGGGCGAAGACGTCGTCGTGGCCGGTGATCATCCACAGGTCGCCGCGGTTGCCCTCGGGCAGGTAGCCGACGCGGACGGTGAGGTCGGGGGCGGTGGCGAAGAAGTTGCCCAACTCGTCGTGGTGCAGCCTCCAGCCCGCGTCCACGAGGGGGAGCAGAACGGGGTCGCCGGTGCCGGTGTTGCCGGCGAGGCAGCGGGGAGCGATTAGGTAGTCGCGCCCTTTGTCGGTGGGGTTCGGCATGACGGAAGTCCAAGGTCAGCGGCGCCGCGCGGTGGGCGCGGGCCGGGAGAGCGGAAGGTGGGCCGCACTCGCCTCCGCGAGGCGGGGCGGGCCCGGCGGACGGCCGCCGGAGGAATCCCGCAGCACGGTCACGAAGGCCCGGTGGCGTGTCGGGACCTCGCCGGTGGGCCGAAGCACGGGGCCCGGGTCGCTGAAGGCCAGGGCGGCGCTCACGAGCGGGGGGAAGGGCACACCGGCCGTGAACTCCGCGTGCCAGGAAGGGAATCGCGGAGTCCCGGCGAGCATGGTCCAGGTCGCCGGGACCAGGCCGGCGACCTCCTCCTCGTGGGGTTGGTGGCCCAGGCGGTGCCGGTAGAGGGCCCAGCCGTCCGGGGAGAGCTGGTCGTGGAATCCCCGGCGGCTCTCCCGGTCGGGTACCCAGCCCCGGGCGGCGAGGACGGAGGCCGGAGTGCCGGGCGGGTAGTCGTAGTGCCGGGAGTGCAGGCCGGCGGCGAGCACGGTGGTGAAGGCGGCGGTGATCTCGGCGGGTGTGCCGGAGCTGAAGGAGGCCCGCCACAGGGGCTCGGCGCCGGGCCGGGTGTAGCCGTGCACGGTCCAGGCGACCGGGGAGCCGCCGTCGCCGTCCATGCTGAGCGCGGCCGTCCGGCACGGACTGGTGAAGCGGATTGCACCTTCGGGGGTGCGGGTGGAGCTCCAGCCGTGGAGCGCGGTCAGCGGGCCGGTGACCAGGCGTCGGTCGCCGGGCCCGGCCAGACGCAGCGGCTGGACGAGAACAGGGGCGGCGGAGGGCACCGGGGTTCCTCGTCGAGTCGGCGGCGGCCGGGCCCGCGCGCCGGACACCGCAGTGCCCGGGCAGCGCGCGGACCCGGCCCGGCGGCGGGCAGGTCTGCGGCGGAGCACGGCGCTCACCGGCCACGGGCCGGGTGGGAGGCGGCCGTGACGGCGTACGGCACATGGCGCTGGGGCTGCGGGGCGTGGCTGAACAGGGAGGGCGGCACCGGGCTGCGGCGCAGCGCCGCCGCGGTGCGCACGCTCTGCGCGCCTTCGGCCGGGGCGGTGAGGGAGCGGACCTTGGCGGCCTGGGCCGGGGCGGGGCTCTTGGCGGTGTGCCGGTCGTGCCACTGCTGGACGGCCGCGTAGACCGGGCCGAGGGCCTGGCCCGCTTCGGTGAGGGTGTACCGGCCGTGGTTGCGGCTGCCGTTGGAGACCACCAGGCCGTCGGCCTGGAGTCGGGCGATCCGGACTGCCAGCAACTGCCGGTAGACGCCGGACTCCACGGCGATCTGGTTGTAGGTCATGCCGCCGTTCTCGGACAGCAACTGCACGACCCCGGTGGTTCCGATCGGCTGCAGGCGCTGGAGCGCGTCCTCGATGCGGCCGGGGCGCTCCAGCATGGTCGGGGCGATGTGCTGCGACGACCACTGGCTCAGGGCCCGGTAGACGGGGCCGAGGGTGCGTGCTTGCTGGGTGAGGTGGTACGGGGCGAACCGGTCGAATGCGTCGTCGCGGTCCACCAGGCCGTCCTGGCGCATTCCGGCCAGCCGCTTGCTGGCGTAGGACTCGCTGAGTCCCGGGACGTAGCCGGCGACCTCCCGCACCTGCAGCGTCGGGCCGTACTTGGCGATGGAGCGGACGATGTCGGTGGTCCAGTTCGGCGCGAGCCGGCGCAGAGCGGCCTCGACGACCTGCGGGTCGGCGGTGGAAGTGGTGGGCATGGTCGGTGCTCCGGTTCAACGGCTGGGGGAAGAGAAGGGCAGGAGGCGGGGAAGCGGGGACGCGGCCGGGGCGCCGAGTCGCTCGTGGATGAGGTGGCGGCGGGGGTTGGTCAGCGGGTCGTGGGGGTTCACTGGGGCGTCTCCAGGCGGGCGAGCAGGGAGCGCACCAGGGTGGGCAGGCTGCCGGGGCCCTCGCCGATCCGGACCTCGCTGGCGGCCTCGGCGACGATGTACTGCGCGTCCGCGATCAGGCCGCTGCTGATCTCCATGCAGGCGTCAGTGATCGCGGTGGCGGCCCGCAGCGCGCCGACGAGGACGTCGATGTAGGCGTCCATCTCCATCCCGGCCGCGTCGGCGGCGGCGCGGATCGCAGCCGTCTCGACGTCGTTGAAGCAGAAGTCGAAGCCCTCCTCGCCCCCGCCCTGGGCGGCCACGGCCTGCCCTCCGGGCTCCAGCGTGGGGAGGCCGGTGCGGGTGCAGATCGTGTTGACCGCCGCGGTCAGTTCGGCCAGCGACTCGGTCAGCCAGCCCAGGGCGGAGGCGTAGGAGGCCAGGGCGAACAGGCCGACGGGGGTGGCCGGCAGCGGCTCGTCGAGCAGGTCCTCCAGGCGCTCGTTCAGCTCGCCGACCACCCGGGGCCCGGCGGACAACGGTCCGAGGAGCGGGGCGAGGTAGGAGCGGCTGGTGGGTGCGTCGTACTCGGCGACGAGGATCCCGGCCACCGCCTGGGCGGCGTCAGTGAGCCATCCGGCGAGGTCGGAGCGGCTGGGCAGGGCATCGGTGGTCATCATCGGGCCTTTCGGGGAGTGTCGGCGGCGGCGAAGCCGGGTGAGGCGGAGGTGTAGGCGATGCCGCCCTGGCGGCGGGCGTGCGCGGTGCGGGGGGAG
The DNA window shown above is from Streptomyces sp. TLI_171 and carries:
- a CDS encoding MarR family transcriptional regulator — translated: MPADQDDRPSWGYTEVAAHLGISVGAARSRKSRGALPAPDDTTIPDRPRWKPSTFTGWKPPGQGYRSDLADRTTDEQPTG
- a CDS encoding helix-turn-helix domain-containing protein, giving the protein MKTSIDPNRIPGPGILAIGLFTAFTTHDLTVLALSICTASSGLLLTVDDLHEQDLRRDRKVIAHLAKQPDGARPYQICLALNLSKHTVAKSLTRLLDDGIVVRVYEGEPVPLVSYRLAD
- a CDS encoding DUF317 domain-containing protein codes for the protein MSASTPNLPAPIVPGPESRSWLSTDHCAEPVLALLVGLGWPVVDTPEANAHCTSPDGRLYVGWLPEDPDAWARGILWRVQVRPTDAEPWTQEFGPNTPSEAVAGFLAALITASTR
- a CDS encoding LuxR C-terminal-related transcriptional regulator, with translation MSKPLHGQPLSPAESALLRYLTQGYTVGGLAQRLGVRTATVHRRAARARRKLGATTLDHAVQLYAQQQATAARYR
- a CDS encoding DUF317 domain-containing protein translates to MPNSREEPREYRIAPRYLAHPEADGSPAVEVLVNVGWARSHDGAGNTFVTAPDLTARLAHLPEADGPVLWKISAGPDAFAPPEWLVTFDHLTPPEVVADFTAALADAYARGPDGYLGGSRSRGTETALELLDRGWTLDLSTPFLSYRSPDRLVRFHFRDKPLRHSAEMAGDTERLLVEVGPARSCWYATASSRLPDHLLRSFTDAVTNPVPVRRPMRRIDLEHLPAAATATPIAPSPLEAARVSAANSRSPSTPSVCRTPPAPTPAPLGAGTVPTPRRSLL
- a CDS encoding DUF317 domain-containing protein, with protein sequence MPNPTDKGRDYLIAPRCLAGNTGTGDPVLLPLVDAGWRLHHDELGNFFATAPDLTVRVGYLPEGNRGDLWMITGHDDVFAPPTWQVLVDLAAPPEIVAELTGALAAAHRVSPASVLHDPTGGFALSSSLVSEHGWRQEGTSALTAFRSPDGLTTLHRRRGHLRDYDEMTGDLERWTFVVGPPERQWYAAATSHLPDRFLDVLATAITDPAPVQRYLRHSELAELPAQATATPVAPSPLEVARVRAATSRSLSVPRTAPAPQAGGSVLAYTTATRPAAIPKPAPTGRVR
- a CDS encoding DUF317 domain-containing protein: MPSAAPVLVQPLRLAGPGDRRLVTGPLTALHGWSSTRTPEGAIRFTSPCRTAALSMDGDGGSPVAWTVHGYTRPGAEPLWRASFSSGTPAEITAAFTTVLAAGLHSRHYDYPPGTPASVLAARGWVPDRESRRGFHDQLSPDGWALYRHRLGHQPHEEEVAGLVPATWTMLAGTPRFPSWHAEFTAGVPFPPLVSAALAFSDPGPVLRPTGEVPTRHRAFVTVLRDSSGGRPPGPPRLAEASAAHLPLSRPAPTARRR
- a CDS encoding helix-turn-helix domain-containing protein, whose product is MPTTSTADPQVVEAALRRLAPNWTTDIVRSIAKYGPTLQVREVAGYVPGLSESYASKRLAGMRQDGLVDRDDAFDRFAPYHLTQQARTLGPVYRALSQWSSQHIAPTMLERPGRIEDALQRLQPIGTTGVVQLLSENGGMTYNQIAVESGVYRQLLAVRIARLQADGLVVSNGSRNHGRYTLTEAGQALGPVYAAVQQWHDRHTAKSPAPAQAAKVRSLTAPAEGAQSVRTAAALRRSPVPPSLFSHAPQPQRHVPYAVTAASHPARGR